One genomic window of Vicinamibacteria bacterium includes the following:
- a CDS encoding methyltransferase, with the protein MPEAAQVPPEGQLMQAMFGFMVSRGVAAAAELNVADALRDGPLYYTELAKAVGADQRALHRVMRMLTAVGVFAEPEPGKYALNEVSELLRNDNPASFRDMAAMITSESHWMPWGRLTDTLRSGKSGPQHAFGTDIFAWFQRDENKDQWNLFNAAMTSFSTATSQAVAESYDFSGCRKIVDIGGGHGFLLKSILGKAPQARGVLFDLPGVVDGADRDELGERIEGVGGDFFEAVPGGGDCYTMKHIIHDWSDDHCRKLLSNVSKVMHPSGSVLVLEIVMPESPEPHPAKFMDVNMLAMTEGGCERTEKEYAALFESSGLALKAIHPTKSPVSIVEAKKA; encoded by the coding sequence ATGCCAGAGGCTGCTCAGGTGCCGCCGGAAGGACAACTCATGCAGGCGATGTTCGGGTTCATGGTCTCGCGGGGCGTGGCCGCGGCGGCGGAGCTCAATGTGGCGGACGCGCTACGCGACGGCCCGCTCTACTACACCGAGCTGGCGAAGGCCGTCGGCGCGGATCAACGCGCCTTACATCGCGTGATGCGCATGCTCACCGCCGTCGGCGTGTTCGCCGAGCCGGAGCCGGGAAAGTATGCCTTGAATGAAGTTTCGGAGCTGTTGCGAAACGACAATCCTGCCTCGTTTCGCGATATGGCGGCGATGATCACTTCCGAGTCGCACTGGATGCCGTGGGGACGCCTCACCGACACGCTTCGGTCGGGCAAATCTGGACCGCAGCACGCCTTCGGGACCGATATCTTCGCCTGGTTCCAGCGAGACGAGAACAAGGACCAGTGGAACCTCTTCAATGCGGCCATGACGAGCTTCTCCACCGCCACCAGTCAGGCGGTCGCCGAGAGCTACGACTTCTCAGGCTGCCGGAAGATCGTGGATATCGGCGGTGGACATGGCTTCCTCTTGAAATCGATCCTCGGCAAGGCGCCCCAAGCCCGGGGAGTCCTGTTCGACCTTCCCGGCGTGGTCGACGGCGCCGACCGCGACGAGCTCGGAGAACGTATCGAGGGCGTCGGCGGCGATTTCTTCGAGGCCGTGCCCGGTGGCGGTGACTGCTACACGATGAAGCACATCATCCACGATTGGAGTGACGATCACTGCCGGAAGCTCCTGAGCAACGTTTCCAAGGTCATGCATCCGAGCGGCAGCGTGCTGGTCCTCGAGATTGTAATGCCCGAGAGCCCCGAGCCCCATCCGGCGAAGTTCATGGACGTCAACATGCTGGCGATGACCGAAGGTGGCTGCGAGCGCACCGAGAAGGAATACGCGGCTCTGTTCGAGTCGTCGGGCCTCGCGCTGAAAGCGATTCACCCGACGAAGAGCCCGGTGAGCATCGTCGAAGCCAAGAAAGCTTGA